Proteins from one Desulfonema limicola genomic window:
- a CDS encoding IclR family transcriptional regulator, with translation MKSDSGSLSSTEKALKILMSFTPNNHETGTLELSKKLDIHKSTVSRLLHLLTNHDFLHQNPETKKYMLGRSAAEIGNAVIRSLNNSIADIARPFLNKLSQNTGESVALEMVSGNNVILACQVEGQRHLRFSFELGEQVPVNVTAGAKTILAFSNKEFVEQCLKQKFTRFNSNTIISKKEYRKLLEEIRKTGIAYDKGERYEGTHAIAAPVFNHEKVPVAAVVIAGPAFRMTQEFLNNVIEPLKKTSAEISKRLFY, from the coding sequence ATGAAATCCGATTCCGGCAGTCTTTCATCCACTGAAAAAGCACTTAAAATTTTAATGTCTTTTACACCGAATAACCATGAAACGGGTACCTTGGAATTAAGCAAAAAGCTTGATATTCATAAATCAACAGTCAGCAGATTACTGCATCTGCTGACAAATCATGATTTTTTGCACCAGAATCCTGAAACTAAAAAATACATGCTGGGCCGTTCTGCTGCTGAAATAGGAAATGCCGTTATAAGATCCCTTAATAATTCCATTGCAGACATTGCCAGACCTTTTTTAAATAAGCTTTCTCAAAACACAGGGGAAAGCGTTGCACTGGAAATGGTTTCAGGTAATAATGTTATTCTTGCCTGCCAGGTTGAAGGACAGAGACACCTCAGATTTTCCTTTGAACTTGGCGAGCAGGTTCCTGTTAATGTAACTGCCGGGGCTAAAACCATTCTTGCTTTCAGCAATAAAGAATTTGTAGAGCAGTGTCTTAAACAGAAATTTACCCGTTTTAATTCCAATACCATTATTTCCAAAAAGGAATACAGGAAGCTTCTTGAAGAGATCAGGAAAACAGGGATTGCATACGATAAAGGAGAAAGATATGAAGGAACCCATGCAATTGCAGCCCCGGTATTTAATCATGAAAAGGTTCCTGTTGCGGCTGTTGTTATAGCAGGGCCGGCATTCAGGATGACACAGGAATTTTTAAATAATGTTATAGAGCCTTTGAAAAAAACATCTGCTGAAATATCAAAGCGTCTTTTTTATTAA